AAGCGTTTTGATAGCAAAAGTAGCAGATTAAGAAGTAGCAGATGAAGACAATGCGGGGGAAAGCCACGGATGAATAAGAGTTTCTGCTTTAACCCTGTTGACCGCACTGTACGGCGACTTGAGTAAAATTGTCAAAATTGAACAAACTCCCAAGAAGCGGGAGAGCATTGTGAAGAGCTTAGCTTACCCCATCCTTCTTCAGATCTTTTGTCCGAATGTCTGTTAGGATGAGTTTCTGCCAGTACATTCCGGTCTGTTGCTGGCGCATTGGAAAAAAGCTCATTTAAGCCATCCAACTGAACCACAAATTTCCTGCTCTTAGACTGGCCCCAGGCACTTGATTTGGGATAGGGGCATTACTAGGAGCGATCGCATCCATGACATTTCGTAACCTCGGTCTTTCAACGGACCTGCTTCGTGCTGTGGCTGACTCTGGCTATACTGAGCCAACCCCCATTCAGCAGCAAGCAATTCCCGCCATCCTGAAAGGGCAAGACATTTTCGCTAGCGCCCAAACTGGAACGGGCAAGACTGCTGGCTTTACCCTGCCTTTACTGCAACTCCTGGGTACTACCAACGCCAACCAGGTGCATCGCAGACCTCGTGCCCTCATCCTCACCCCTACGCGCGAACTGGCAGATCAGGTCAAAGATAGCGTCAAAACTTATGGAAAATACCTGTCGCTGCGAGCAGCAGCCATCTATGGCGGCGTGGGAATTAAGCCGCAAGTTCAAACGCTGCATCGGGGAGTTGATATTGTAGTCGCTACGCCCGGTCGCTTGCTCGACCACGTTGGGCAAAAGACGGTCGATCTCTCGAAGATAGAGATACTGGTGCTGGATGAATGCGATCGCATGTTAGATATGGGCTTTATCCGCGACATCCGCAAAATTTTGGCAGTGCTACCTGCATCGCGGCAAACGCTGATGTTTTCTGCCACCTTCTCTAAACCGATTCAGCAGCTTGCCAGCACCCTACTAAAGTCTCCGACCCAGATCGAAGTAGCTCCCCGCAATACCGCCGCACAGCAGGTAGAGCAGGTGGTGCATCCGGTCGATCGAAATCGCAAGCGAGAACTGCTTTCTCATATGATTGGGTTCCACAATTGGCAACAGGTGCTAGTCTTCACGCGGACGAAACATGGAGCCAACCGTCTAGCTGAGCAACTTGCTCAAGATGGGTTGAAAAGCACTGCAATTCATGGCAACAAAAGTCAGGCAGCCCGTACCCGTGCTTTGCAAGACTTTAAGCAAGGAAAAGTGCGAGTATTAGTTGCCACCGATGTAGCATCACGGGGTCTAGATATCGATCAGCTGCCCCACGTAGTCAACTTTGAACTCCCTAACGTACCAGAAGATTACGTGCATCGCATTGGTCGCACAGGTCGCGCTGGTAATGAAGGAAGAGCGGTTTCCCTCGTCAGCGAAGATGAATACTCATTCCTCAAAGACATCGAACGATTGCTCAATCAAACCCTTGTGAAAGACGTGATTCCAGGCTACGAGCCAACTGCCCCAGTCCGGAAAGTGGTAGACCAAGCGAAAGGTCAGCGCGCAAATCAAGGGCGCAGTAACCGAGCAAAGTCCCAGGCACCATCCGCACCTACCCGCAGCAAAAAGCCCAGCGCACCAGGACGCACTCGAAAAAGTCTGCACACTGCTTAAATTTCTGGCGATTGCCGCCTAGTTAAGGCGAGATACCCGGCTTTTTTAAAAAGTTGGGTATTTTTGTTAAGGGCTGACAATGTGGTTGGCAAGGGGTGCGGTGCGACATACAGGTTTGCGATCGCTATTTGGCAATCGCTGTCAGTTAGTCATCAATGATAATTATGGGTGAATGGGGAGTTACGGTTGAAGAAGCTACCCCAGCAATCGATGGAAAAACACCAATGACCGTTACCATTCCCATTCGTGCCATTGAACTCACTCCCGGTAGCATGATTAGCATTCATAACTTGTCTTGGCAGGACTTTGAACAGATTCTTACGGAACTGGGAGAAAAGCGCAGCACCCGCATTGCATACTACCAAGGAACGCTGGAAATCATGTCCCCTTTGGCATTGCACGAACGCCCCCATCGCATCATTGGTGATATTGTCAAAGCTATCTTAGATGCTCAAGGGCGGGACTGGGAAGATTTTGGCTCAACTACTCTGAAGCAACCAGAAATTGCCGGAGTCGAACCCGATACTTGCTTTTACATCCAGAATGCCAGTCGTGTCCGGGGTTGCACCAATATGGATTTAGCGGTTTATCCACCCCCCGATCTCGCCATTGAGTCTGATGTTACTTCAAAGACTACCTTGAACGCCTACGAAGCGCTGCGCGTTCCGGAAGTGTGGATATATCAGAATCGCCAACTCAAGATTTACATTCTACAAAATGGTGGCTACGTCGAATCATCCATCAGTGCTATCTTTCCCGATTTGGCCATTACCGAAATGATTCCCCAACTGGTGCAAAAAGCCATTGAGGATGGAACCAGTCGGATGCTGCGCGAACTTAAAATACAACTGAGTCAATAACTGGAAAGATTGGAATAAAACTGGATATGAACACGCATCTGTGAAAATATCCCACCCTCAGCAAGTGTGACCTATCCGCTGCCTGGGTATAATACTACGAGCGCACCGAGAAGAAGGCAATCGCGCGATCACTGCCCTTGATGAGGACGACGATAGTTACCCCTCTACTCCAATGAAAACTTTCCAATGGATATCGTGATAGAACTCTGTAGGCTTGGATAAAAATATAAGTTTCTGCTACAACTAAGGAACCCGTGTTTAGCGAAACTTTGCCTAAAAATAACGTAGACTTTTTGAGATAATTTTTTGTTGATTTTTATTTATGGAAGAAACAGTTCACGACATCTTTTTCAAAGACTTTACCGTAGTAACAGCAACTATATCCGCAGCAGATTCTCTTCCTGAAACGTCAGGTATTTAGGCCTTCTATCATGCGTTCGATTTTTCAGAGAATAACTTATCTGAGCATATAGATAGTCGCATAAAAAATACTGTATTTAAAACAAAGTTTTTTGAGGAAGATAATAAAAGTAAGTTCATTGTCGATACTTGTGGAGAGTCAGTTGGTTTGTCTCCAAAAATGGATCGATTTATCAAAGCTGTCTCTCAGCCTAAAGAACGAAGAATCTTAAAAAGCTTTCTAATCTCATGTAGCATTCTCCAACGCCCAGATTACATTGGCACTGCAAACAACTTAAGAGATAGATTTTTTCAGCATTTAGAGCGAGACGATGGTTTTTTTTCAAAGTATGGAAACTCAAGACCCAATGATGAATTTTTATTCGTTTGTTTTCCTTGCCCAAAAAATATTTCTAGAGAGCTAGAAAGCTTGTTAATTCAACTATGCCAACCCAAGTTTAATACACAGAGGAGTTAGAAAATGGAATTAGATGATCAGTCTCCAGAGACGATTGAATATAAGGCAATCAGTGGTAAGTTTGGTGAGGTAAGGTACTTCATAACAACTCTTGATCAAAGTGATGCCGTTGAAAACATTCAATTTGCTGATGAAATTCAAAATAGTTGGAGCTTCTCTGAACGAGTTCAGAGGAAACTAGATACAAACCGAGCGAATACAGAAATATTTTCTTACCTAGCGCAGGGTGGAATTCGCTTTTTTAATTCAATTGTAGTCGTGCTTTTGCCCAACTCGAATGACCAAAGAGAGTTTTGGGACTTCTCTACAGTTAGTAGTCAGGGAAAAATTGTCGAAAAATGGGTCAATTTAAAGCTATATAAAAACGTAGCTAGAATTGTAATTGACGGTCAACATAGGCTCCTTTCATTAAAGAGATATTGGAAAGCCCATACTGGAAAGGAGCCTTTAACTCCTCAACAAATAAAAGAAAATTTTAGTTGCTCAGAAAGCTTTGACATCCCAGTCGTTTATTTAGTGTTTGGCGATCTTGGCAGAGTTGGTCATGCAGACTCAAGCGAAACTGTAAGAGATGAGATAATCAAATCAACTCGCAATATCTTTACAGTTATAAACAAGACTGCGAAATCAATCTATAAACAAACTCAACTATTGCTTGATGACAGTAAAATATCAGCATTGATTCCTAGAAAGCTTTTAGAGGAAAGAGTGCTTGAAGAGAGATTCATTAGATGGTCTTCCACATCAACAAGCTTGACCCAATCAGAACCTTACCTAACGACTCTAGATTTGGTTAGCCAATGTACGATTGAACTATTAAAAGATTATCAGAAGGAAGCTTTAAAGAAATCATTCAATTCACCAACTGAGCGTAATACGGCTCTGGAGACTTATTATGAGTCTCATCCTAGACTTCCTGAAATAGGCACAAAAGCATTGCTTAAGTGGTTTTTCACTGAACTTCAGCCATTTAAGGATTGGGTATCACAAATTAACCATGTAGGTATAAATATTCCTACTCAACCAGATCAACCTGAATTAAATCAAAATCAAAAAGCAAGTGTAAAGAAATTACGAGATACCAGTATTTTGTATACTATTTTTGGACAAAAAATTCTTTTTCCATCTGTGTCAAGGTTCTTGCTTAGGATAAGAGCAGAATACCGCATTCCAGCGATTCTTGATGCTATCTCGCTTAGTATTACTAAAATGGATGAAGCTGACTTTTTCAGACGCGATAAACCTCATTGGGCTTATGTTTTAGTGCAGCCAAATGCAAAACTAAACATGATAACTAAAGGCTCTGGATATGAGAGATGTATAGAGCTTATCAGAATGATATTGTTTGAGTCCTCTGAGGGCGTGGGGGAGTTGATAAAACGTACTAAAGAAGAGGTTAGCAATGAAGTTGACTGGAATAAAACTTTGATTTCAAATTGGAGAAAACAATTTCATGTGATATTACCTGAAGTTGAATTAATTGATGAGCAGATAAAAGAATCTTCTGAATCAGATGACTCCTTTGCTGAAGTTCGCGATTTGCTTGATTCTTCTGAAGAGGACGAAGAGGAATCTGGTGAAATTGAAGATAACGAGGATATTTTTAAAGAAACTGAAGAAGTAAAAGATTAAGCTGTGCAACTACATAAAAACATTATTGCTCAGAAAGCTTGTCAACAAAAAGCCTAACAAGCTGGTGTTTTGAGAGGAGTAGGTGCTTGTCATCTTCTCAGGGTAGGACGAGGTGCAACAGGCAATCTGTTTGTGTTTCGTCGTGAGTGAGTTGTGCGTTTTGAGCGATCGCATTCTATCAACTCTGCAATTATGGAGAATGCGATCGCTCACAAGTAAAATCCGCTCGTTCAAGTCATCTGAAGCCCAATATCGAACGTACCCGCGTAGCCTTGTGCATCTTTGGTTAGCTGAAGCATCAGTTCTTCACCACCATCTTGAAAAATGCCGTCTCCATCGTTCCTCTGGGTGCGCTGTCCCTTAGCCGCGTAGGGAGACTGTGCGTGGACTCGATCCGTGAGAGCATCGTCGAAGTAAAGCTGCGACGTAAACTCAGAACCGCGCCCAGACGCAGAATCGGTGCGAATCTTGAAGTGAATGTGAACCGTTCTGCCTGGATACCAGCCAGGGTAAATCGTCACAAACTCCGCAGCCCCATTGGCATTCGTCACCTGATAGCCGCGCAGGAACTTTTGCCCTTGCGTATCCCCGTTAAAGTCTCGAACATCGGAATACACGCCCAGCGCGTCGCAATGCCAAACGTCTACAGTTGCGCCCCTCAAAGGCGTACAGGATCTACCATTAATCCCAGAGATACGAAACACCAAACGCAACGGTACTCCCGGCTTTACCGCACCGTTCGAGGGATCTGAGCGGATATCAGAACGGTTAAGCTTCTCATCCACGAAATATGGCCCTTCCGTTTGTTGGGGTTTTACCACGCAAGTCGGAGTCTGCGCGATCGCTTTCCGAGTCGGTGTCTGAGTTAATGTACCTATTGGCTTTGCTGAGATTGACTGTCCGCGCCAGCATCCACCAATAAGCGATACGGCGGCTGTTCCCCCGATGAAGCCAAGCACTTCTCGCCGCTTCAGCATGGAGGCTACGGGAATTCTTTTTGCACGGTCTTTTTTCATTTCATCTGCTCCCAATAGAATTATCGCAATTTACCTGGGCGGTTGAAACCGCTTCTACACACACAAAACCCGCCTGCGCGGGTTTCAAAACCCTTTAAGTAAGTGTAGAGACGCGAAATTTCACGTCTCTACAGTCCGCGCAGGCGGACTTGGTTTGTTTAGCCGCGATTTCTAATCGCCAGGGCTTATTGTGACTGGCTTGGTCGCATCCATGAACAGGTTGCTAAGTTGGCTTGAGCTTATTGCTGAGGAGGAGGAGGTACGTCTGGTTGGTTGCCATCTTGAGGAGGACGGGGCGGAATTCCCAGCGCATTCACCAGTTGCTCTTCCGTCACGCCGAGTTTTGCTGCCGCTGCCTTGAAGTCAGGTCGGGGTGGGCGTTGTCCCGGTTCGGGCGGCGTTGTCGGTGGGTTGGCAGGTACTCCCAGTGCTGCCTTTAAATTGGCTTCTGTTACGCCCAGCTTCTGCGCTGCGGCTGCAAAATCGGGACGGGGCGGACGGGGCGGAACTCCCAACGCATTTACCAATTGTTGTTCGGTAATGCCGAGTTTTGCCGCCGCTGCCTTAAAGTCGGGACGAGGTGGGCGTTGTCCTGGTGTAGGATTCGCTGGCACTCCCAGTGCTTCTTTCAACTTAGCTTCTGAAATGCCCAATTTCTGAGCCGCTGCGGCAAAATCTGGTCCTCGTCTGCGTCCCTGTCCCTGCTGTTGTTGATTGGGCTGGGATGAGTTTTGGGCTTGTCGGTTAGGCGATTGAGCGATCGCCTGATTCAGAGTCACACATCCAAACGTCCCAACTAGAACAGGAATTGCGATCGCTGCTAACAGTCGGCGGGTATTTATCACAAGCTTTCTCCTTCGGTTGAATCTCGAAACGTGTCTATAAATTCAATTAAGCTCAACCAAAATTACAGCTTGCCCTTCCTCTAAATTACAGTTTTGTAATCTGAGCTAGTGAAGGCGAGATCCCCGACTTTTCTAAAAAGTCAGGGATCTGAACCGCAGGCGATCGCGTAAACTCCACAAAAGTAACCTCAAACACACAACAGCCATACTTCCTTGGAAAGACGCGATCGCACAGATGTCTTCCTAGGATGAGTAAGAGTTGCGATCGCATTCGCGCAGACTGTCTGCTAGCGAAAAAGAAGCAAGCCACGGCTTTCCAAGCGTGGTGCAGTCCTATAGGAGTTTAAATGGTTATGAACAGTTCGTCGAACCGGCCTCTGGCTGTCGTGACGGGTGCCTCCAAGGGCATTGGTTACGAGCTTGCCAAACAGTTCGCCCAAAACGGCTTTGATCTCCTTGTGACAGCCACCGGATCGAGTATCGATGAAGCCGCTCAAACCTTTGAGGGATTGGGTGCCAAGGTCGAGACGGTACAGGCCGATCTTGCTACTTATGACGGTGTTGAGACTCTCTACAACCAGATTAAGGCGACTGGCAGATCGGTAGATGCGATCGCGATAAATGCAGGGGTCGGTGTCGGCGGTGATTTCGCCCGCGAGACTGATCTGAAGGACGAGCTGAATCTCATCAACCTGAACGTCGTTTCATCTGTGCATCTAGCCAAACGGGTAGTGAAAGATATGGTCGAGCGTGGTAAGGGTCGAATCCTCTTCACTTCGTCAATTGCTGCCATCATGCCAGGACCATTTGAAGCAGTCTACGCGGCTTCCAAAGCATTTGTACACTCCTTCTCGGAAGCGCTACGCAACGAGTTGAAGGATACAGGCGTCACTGTTACCTCACTCATGCCTGGACCAACCGATACCAACTTCTTCCATAGTGCGGGAATGGACGACACCACGGTGGGTACAAAACAGAACGATGACCCGGCTGAAGTCGCCAAACAGGGTTTCGATGCCTTAATGGCAGGCAAGGATCACATCATCGCCGGTTCGCTCCTGACGAAGATTCAGGGCAATGTAAGCAAGGTTTTGCCTGATACCCTCAAGGCTGAACTGCATCGTCAGATGACTGAGTCTGAGTCGGCTAACAAGTAATGCACGCAGTGCCTTCCCGATCATCTGTTGTATATAAAGGTGTTTTGGCAGGCATTCTCATACCGACCGGAGCAAATGCAAGCGTCGAGTGAGGTGCAGACATCGATACCCGTAGGCAAAAAGTAGTTTAAAGCAGAACACTTATGCACATTCATCATCTCAATTGTGGCTGTATGTGTCCGGTCGGTGGGGCGCTCTTCGATGGCTTCAGTCGCGGTCTGACGGCTCGCCTCGTCTGTCACTGTCTGCTTGTCGAGACAAACCAGGGGCTTGTTCTAATCGATACTGGCTTTGGTCTGCGCGATGTTAACTCGCCTTACGCGCGACTCAGCCCGTTTTTTATTCATTTCAATGGTATCCAGTTCGATCGCAAGTACACGGCGATCGCTCAGGTCGAGCAACTAGGATTTTCCGCACGGGACGTGCGCCATATCGTGCTTACCCACCTCGATTTCGATCATGCTGGTGGGCTGGAAGATTTCCCTGAAGCAACCGTACACGTAATGCAGACTGAAATTGACGCAGCGCAGGATCGACACGGCTTCATTACCAAAGGGCGCTATCGTCCAGAGCAGTGGGACGAGGTAAAACGCTGGAAGTTCTATTCGCCAGGGGGCGAACCCTGGTTTGGCTTCCAGGCAGTCCGCGATCTTGAGGGACTACCGCCAGAGATTCTCCTAGTTCCGCTTGCGGGTCACACACGGGGTCATGCTGGCATTGCCATCCAGACAGCAGAGGGTTGGCTGCTGAATGCAGGCGATGCCTACTTTTACCGACACGAAATGGACTCCTCCGAGCCACGCTGCACGCCGGGAATGCGGTTCTACCAATGGATGATGGAGGTAGATCGTGAGGCGAGGCTCCACAATCAAGATCGGCTACGTGCATTATCGCGCGATCGCAATAATGACGTGCGCCTCTTCTGTAGTCACGATGCTATGGAGTTCAAAGCGTTCGCCGACCAGTCCAGCGACTCCCAGAACTTGAAAATTCATCATTCATGAAGTCTACGTCAATCAGATTGATTGAAGAAGCAGGAATTAAGAGCGATCGCGCTGAACAGCAGGAGGCTATGCTCAGTTAGTCCCCGATCTGATGTTTAAGGTCAAGTCCAAAACTGACTTCTTATTTAAGTTGCGTCAGAAGTCTCAGGAATCTCTAGCTCTATGAACGCAGGTTAGGGTTTTAGTTGACTTGCGATTGGTTTATATGAAAATAAGAAAATGTTAGGCCTCCTATCAAAAAAGGGTTAGCGATTGAAAAGCCAATCGAGTAACTCTTTGTCGAATAGCTCTGGCTCTTCAAAGTGAGGCGCATGGCTGCTCTTCTCAAATATGCGGATAGTAAGATTACTAAACTTGTCTCTTACTCCTTCCCACATATAGGGTGGTGGAACGAGGTAATCGTAGCGACCAAGTGCAAGCAATACAGGTGCTTGCAACTTATCTAAGTTCTCAGTAATATCTATATCCCGAAAAACCTCGCCCCAGACATAATCAAACATAGCCATATTGACTTCTATACCTTCCCAAAGTTTTGTCGCGTCATAGTTGTAGTCAAACCAACTTTTGGGTCCCATGAGAAGGCAATAGGTAATAAAAGCTTTCTCAGGCGCAGCAGATATTTCTTGAGGCAACCTGGTCAGGTTTTTAGCAAGAGCTGCTTTACGCTCAGGACAAACAGAATCATTCAGATATCGTTCCGCCGCAAGATGCCCTTCACGCGAGTAATTTGGTCCTACACACATCATTACCACATGAGACACATTGGCAGGATATTTCTTGGCATACTCCAGCGCCATAAATCCATGACCTGAATGACCAATAACAATAATCTTGCCAAATCCTAGCTCTTTCCTAACCAGTTCAATATCATCAACCAGTGAGTTTAACTGGAACAAAGAGGTGTCTTTACAATTATAAGGAGGTGAGAAACCTCGATGATCGACAAAGACCAATTTTAGACTGCTACGAAGATTGTTAGAAAACGTTCTAGAGTAATACAGTGAACTTCCAATCACGATGGTAGGAGTGCCGTCACCCTCAACAATATACTGAAGCTTAAAACCGCTTGAATACACATAGCCTGTTAAAGACATATTGTTCCTTCTCCAGATTTCATCTGCTTAATCATAAATACAGAGACCACCGCCATACAGTCTAGGATTTACTATGATTCGTTCAAGTAGTTTCGACATTTTAAGTAATCGCTTAATTAAATGTTAATACTAGGATAAAGTACGCTTTTGCAGCGTACTGGGTTCAGGAATAGATTGACATAGACGCAAGACTTACATCCTCGTACAGTTGCGATCGCGTCTTCACAGCACCATCCAATCGTTTAGCAAATTTGAAGCCATTAGCACCAGAAGTCTTAGCTATTTTAGCTACAGTAGCAAAAGGACAAGCTACGGTAGTCAGTGCGTAAAAATAGAGGTCAGCAATGTCCAATTACTACCATTGAACGATCGTGCTGTATCAACTCATAAATCCTCGTCCTTCCTTAGTATAATTTTAGGAGAGGCGAGTTGGATTTGTGTCATAGACACGCAGACAGACTTGTAGGGAATTTTTACTACCCGATCCTACAAAGTGCCTGACTCTAGTTGCTCCAAGTATATGAAATCAGGAGCCTTTACTCCGGCTTCAGCTCTGATTCTAATGAGTTTAGGAGATTCAAAAAAACGCTTGGCATCGTCTATCGATGTCCACAATGAGAAATGCACCACTTTGTTGGGATCGCTTTCATACTTTAAGACCTGATACGACCTCTCTCCAGCTTCCCTTCTTATGTCGGATGCATTGTCAAAAACCTTCTTCCACGACTCGTAGTCTTCAACTTCATGGATAATTAACACGTATTGCATAATTTATCTAGCTAGTAGTGTTTCTTTATTAACCTAACCGATGCTTGGGACATTGGTGTTGGTAGTAGTGGATCGCGAGCCGAGGCTCCATGATCAAGATCGGCTACGTGCATGATCAGGCGATCGCAGTAATAACGTGCGCCTCTTTTGCAGTCACGATGCTATGGAGTTAAAAGCGATCGCCGACCAATCCAGCGACCCTCAGAACTTGAAAATTCATCATTCATGAAGTCTGCGTCAGTCAGATTGATTGAAGAAGCAGGAATTAAGAGCTAGAGCGATCGCGGCAAGCAACAGGAGACTATGCTCAATACTAGCCCCTTAGACTTTACATAACTAACCGACGATTGCCATACCATTGACTCAAATCATGCTCAATTCCTTCAAGGATTGCGATCGCATCCATCATTGATTTTGCATCAGCCGCTAATAAAGCAAAGGCTGACTCAACCCGTTGTTGATAGTTCTGTGGACAGAGGGTAAAGCTGTTGGCAACTGCCACCGCACCTTTCTCATTCAATAGGTATTCTTCATTGAGTGCAAATAATACCTGATTCATACAAGCTACGCTACGGAAACAGCAACCTGCTGCATAGGCAACATCTCCGCGTGCAATTGCCTTTTGTGCAATGAACAGTGAAAAACTAATTTCCCAGGCAAAGGTATTAATAGTTGCTTGTTTAAGCTGAATAGGATAAGGGGTTGTCTTTGCCTTTAAAGCATCTAAAACGTTATACGGATCGTGGAGTGGCAGACAAATTGCAACTTCACCCATATAAATAGAGGACACAAAGCCGTGTGGATGCCCTGGTTGGTAATCAATAGTAATTTGCCCAGCATGGCAATCATTAATGACACGATTAACCTGAGCCACATCACGATAGAGAAAATCTACAGATACTCCTTCTATCTTTAGCCAACCACCGCCATTAATCCATTTCCCCCATCCACCAATTGGGGTGATTAAATTTGCGCGATGATTGTCGTCAAGTTCAGAGGCGAGGTGATTTAGAGCAGTCACATCAAGCGGCTTCTCTGGGTTGTAATAAATTCCTAGATCCACATCTGACTTCTGTGTATGATTGCCTCGTGCCCTTGAACCCCCTAGAGCGATCGCTGCAATTCCCTGAATTGACTGTAAACGTTCAACAACACGGTGGATAAACTGAGGCAACTGCTGATTCATATTGACTCCATTTTTACCACCAATTCAAAACCATTTCACATGAGATGCTAACAGACAAGCTTCAAATAACACCCTCACTCATAACATAAGCTGCACAACTATTAGTAGTACCGCATTCGCTATCAAACAGCACCCGCTTCAACTATATTTTTCCTCTAGATAAATCCATAGAGGATTGTGTTGAATAGTCTGTATGTAGCTGAATCGAACCGATTAGGCTTTGAGTCCAAGGAGAGCGATCGCGCCGAACAACAGAAAACTATGCTTAGTTAGTCCCTGATTTGATGTTTGATGTCAAGTCCAAAACTGACTCCTTGCCTAAGCTGCGTCAGAAGATTCAGGAATTTTTAGCTATAGGAACACAGATTGGGGTTTTAGTTGACCCCCGAAGTCGGACGATGGAGGTTTATTGTCCGGGTGTGGAGAAAGAGATTTTGCTGGATGCGGATGTGCTGACGGTGTCGGAATTGCTACCGGGATGGCAGTTGGCAGTGGCTGAAATTTGGGCACCAGAGTTTGATGAGGCGAGGGGAGGGCGATAAGCACTCATCGGCATAGCTACTGGAGGGTTGTGTTCTATCAGAATGGATTAACTATTAAGTACGAAACCCGGAGATCAAAGACTTATGCTTAAAGACTCCTTAATTATTAGTGCATCCCCTGAGGTTATGGGCGGCACCCCAGTTTTTACTGGTACTAGAGTTCCTGTGCAGACTTTTGGACTATCTCAAAGCTGGAGAATCGATTGACAATT
This Coleofasciculus sp. FACHB-T130 DNA region includes the following protein-coding sequences:
- a CDS encoding alpha/beta hydrolase, whose protein sequence is MSLTGYVYSSGFKLQYIVEGDGTPTIVIGSSLYYSRTFSNNLRSSLKLVFVDHRGFSPPYNCKDTSLFQLNSLVDDIELVRKELGFGKIIVIGHSGHGFMALEYAKKYPANVSHVVMMCVGPNYSREGHLAAERYLNDSVCPERKAALAKNLTRLPQEISAAPEKAFITYCLLMGPKSWFDYNYDATKLWEGIEVNMAMFDYVWGEVFRDIDITENLDKLQAPVLLALGRYDYLVPPPYMWEGVRDKFSNLTIRIFEKSSHAPHFEEPELFDKELLDWLFNR
- a CDS encoding DNA sulfur modification protein DndB, coding for MELDDQSPETIEYKAISGKFGEVRYFITTLDQSDAVENIQFADEIQNSWSFSERVQRKLDTNRANTEIFSYLAQGGIRFFNSIVVVLLPNSNDQREFWDFSTVSSQGKIVEKWVNLKLYKNVARIVIDGQHRLLSLKRYWKAHTGKEPLTPQQIKENFSCSESFDIPVVYLVFGDLGRVGHADSSETVRDEIIKSTRNIFTVINKTAKSIYKQTQLLLDDSKISALIPRKLLEERVLEERFIRWSSTSTSLTQSEPYLTTLDLVSQCTIELLKDYQKEALKKSFNSPTERNTALETYYESHPRLPEIGTKALLKWFFTELQPFKDWVSQINHVGINIPTQPDQPELNQNQKASVKKLRDTSILYTIFGQKILFPSVSRFLLRIRAEYRIPAILDAISLSITKMDEADFFRRDKPHWAYVLVQPNAKLNMITKGSGYERCIELIRMILFESSEGVGELIKRTKEEVSNEVDWNKTLISNWRKQFHVILPEVELIDEQIKESSESDDSFAEVRDLLDSSEEDEEESGEIEDNEDIFKETEEVKD
- a CDS encoding SDR family NAD(P)-dependent oxidoreductase: MNSSSNRPLAVVTGASKGIGYELAKQFAQNGFDLLVTATGSSIDEAAQTFEGLGAKVETVQADLATYDGVETLYNQIKATGRSVDAIAINAGVGVGGDFARETDLKDELNLINLNVVSSVHLAKRVVKDMVERGKGRILFTSSIAAIMPGPFEAVYAASKAFVHSFSEALRNELKDTGVTVTSLMPGPTDTNFFHSAGMDDTTVGTKQNDDPAEVAKQGFDALMAGKDHIIAGSLLTKIQGNVSKVLPDTLKAELHRQMTESESANK
- a CDS encoding intradiol ring-cleavage dioxygenase produces the protein MKKDRAKRIPVASMLKRREVLGFIGGTAAVSLIGGCWRGQSISAKPIGTLTQTPTRKAIAQTPTCVVKPQQTEGPYFVDEKLNRSDIRSDPSNGAVKPGVPLRLVFRISGINGRSCTPLRGATVDVWHCDALGVYSDVRDFNGDTQGQKFLRGYQVTNANGAAEFVTIYPGWYPGRTVHIHFKIRTDSASGRGSEFTSQLYFDDALTDRVHAQSPYAAKGQRTQRNDGDGIFQDGGEELMLQLTKDAQGYAGTFDIGLQMT
- a CDS encoding MBL fold metallo-hydrolase, with the translated sequence MHIHHLNCGCMCPVGGALFDGFSRGLTARLVCHCLLVETNQGLVLIDTGFGLRDVNSPYARLSPFFIHFNGIQFDRKYTAIAQVEQLGFSARDVRHIVLTHLDFDHAGGLEDFPEATVHVMQTEIDAAQDRHGFITKGRYRPEQWDEVKRWKFYSPGGEPWFGFQAVRDLEGLPPEILLVPLAGHTRGHAGIAIQTAEGWLLNAGDAYFYRHEMDSSEPRCTPGMRFYQWMMEVDREARLHNQDRLRALSRDRNNDVRLFCSHDAMEFKAFADQSSDSQNLKIHHS
- a CDS encoding nucleotidyltransferase domain-containing protein, translating into MNQQLPQFIHRVVERLQSIQGIAAIALGGSRARGNHTQKSDVDLGIYYNPEKPLDVTALNHLASELDDNHRANLITPIGGWGKWINGGGWLKIEGVSVDFLYRDVAQVNRVINDCHAGQITIDYQPGHPHGFVSSIYMGEVAICLPLHDPYNVLDALKAKTTPYPIQLKQATINTFAWEISFSLFIAQKAIARGDVAYAAGCCFRSVACMNQVLFALNEEYLLNEKGAVAVANSFTLCPQNYQQRVESAFALLAADAKSMMDAIAILEGIEHDLSQWYGNRRLVM
- a CDS encoding antibiotic biosynthesis monooxygenase, producing MQYVLIIHEVEDYESWKKVFDNASDIRREAGERSYQVLKYESDPNKVVHFSLWTSIDDAKRFFESPKLIRIRAEAGVKAPDFIYLEQLESGTL
- a CDS encoding Uma2 family endonuclease, translating into MTVTIPIRAIELTPGSMISIHNLSWQDFEQILTELGEKRSTRIAYYQGTLEIMSPLALHERPHRIIGDIVKAILDAQGRDWEDFGSTTLKQPEIAGVEPDTCFYIQNASRVRGCTNMDLAVYPPPDLAIESDVTSKTTLNAYEALRVPEVWIYQNRQLKIYILQNGGYVESSISAIFPDLAITEMIPQLVQKAIEDGTSRMLRELKIQLSQ
- a CDS encoding DEAD/DEAH box helicase; its protein translation is MTFRNLGLSTDLLRAVADSGYTEPTPIQQQAIPAILKGQDIFASAQTGTGKTAGFTLPLLQLLGTTNANQVHRRPRALILTPTRELADQVKDSVKTYGKYLSLRAAAIYGGVGIKPQVQTLHRGVDIVVATPGRLLDHVGQKTVDLSKIEILVLDECDRMLDMGFIRDIRKILAVLPASRQTLMFSATFSKPIQQLASTLLKSPTQIEVAPRNTAAQQVEQVVHPVDRNRKRELLSHMIGFHNWQQVLVFTRTKHGANRLAEQLAQDGLKSTAIHGNKSQAARTRALQDFKQGKVRVLVATDVASRGLDIDQLPHVVNFELPNVPEDYVHRIGRTGRAGNEGRAVSLVSEDEYSFLKDIERLLNQTLVKDVIPGYEPTAPVRKVVDQAKGQRANQGRSNRAKSQAPSAPTRSKKPSAPGRTRKSLHTA